The Triticum aestivum cultivar Chinese Spring chromosome 3A, IWGSC CS RefSeq v2.1, whole genome shotgun sequence genome includes a region encoding these proteins:
- the LOC123059922 gene encoding deoxyhypusine synthase, whose product MLLGAKVVPRDKKQQGGGEEAEMGGDGMRASEVVSKEMEGVRAIVLKPSESLDESRFTKIAGADFNDAGLGLDGLLGSLASTGFQASNLGDAIDVVNQMLDWSLSHEKPSEDCDEAELDPKYRESVRCKIFLGFTSNLVSSGIRDVIRFLAQHHMVDVIVTTAGGIEEDLIKCLAPTYRGEFSLPGALLRSKGLNRIGNLLVPNDNYCKFENWIMPLFDQMLQEQSAENVWTPSKVIARLGKEINDESSYLYWAYKNNIPVYCPALTDGSLGDMLFCHAVRNPGLIIDIVQDIRLINGEAIHASPRKTGAIILGGGLPKHHICNANMFRNGADYAVYINTAQEFDGSDSGAHPDEAVSWGKIKGSAKPVKVHCDATIAFPLLVAATFARRSRSANSTN is encoded by the exons atgCTTCTGGGCGCTAAGGTGGTACCCCGCGACAAG AAGCAGCAaggaggcggcgaggaggcggagatGGGAGGTGACGGGATGAGGGCAAGTGAGGTTGTTAGCAAGGAGATGGAGGGCGTCCGTGCCATCGTGCTCAAGCCGTCCGAGTCCCTCGACGAGTCGCGGTTCACCAAAATCGCCGGCGCCGACTTCAACGACGCCGGCCTCGGCCTCGACGGCCTTCTTGGCTCGCTCGCCTCCACGGGCTTCCAGGCGTCCAACCTCGGCGACGCCATCGACGTCGTCAATCAGATG TTAGATTGGAGCTTGTCGCATGAGAAGCCAAGCGAGGACTGTGATGAAGCTGAACTTGACCCGAAATACAGAGAATCTGTCAGGTGCAAGATATTTCTTGGTTTTACTTCAAACCTTGTTTCTTCCGGTATACGGGATGTTATACGGTTTCTGGCTCAGCATCACATG GTGGATGTTATTGTTACGACAGCTGGGGGTATAGAGGAAGACCTCATAAAATGCCTCGCACCAACTTACCGAGGTGAATTTTCTTTACCTGGGGCACTTCTACGGTCAAAAGGACTTAACCGGATAGGAAATCTGTTGGTGCCCAATGATAACTATTGCAAGTTTGAAAACTGGATCATGCCACTCTTTGACCAGATGCTACAAGAACAATCTGCTGAG AATGTCTGGACACCATCAAAAGTGATTGCTCGTCTTGGCAAAGAAATAAATGATGAAAGCTCCTACCTTTACTGGGCATACAAG AACAATATTCCTGTATACTGCCCAGCATTGACTGATGGATCACTTGGAGACATGCTGTTTTGTCATGCAGTTCGCAATCCTGGTCTTATTATCGACATTGTACAAG ATATAAGGCTGATAAATGGTGAAGCCATTCATGCAAGCCCAAGGAAGACGGGGGCCATAATTCTTGGTGGAGGCCTTCCAAAGCATCACATATGCAATGCAAATATGTTTCGCAATGGTGCAGATTATGCAGTCTATATCAACACAGCTCAAGAGTTTGATGGAAGCGACTCAGGAGCACACCCAGATGAAGCAGTTTCATGGGGAAAGATCAAAGGTTCAGCAAAGCCTGTAAAG GTTCACTGTGATGCTACTATCGCTTTCCCATTACTTGTAGCCGCAACATTTGCACGGAGGTCTCGTAGTGCAAATTCAACCAACTGA